The following are encoded together in the Diabrotica undecimpunctata isolate CICGRU chromosome 7, icDiaUnde3, whole genome shotgun sequence genome:
- the LOC140446240 gene encoding deoxycytidylate deaminase-like: MDKVLNSSKNFDSKREDYLEWEEYFMATAFLAAKRSKDPCSQVGACIVNENNVVVGIGYNGMPKGCQDNNFPWGKMSDDPLLNKYMYVCHAELNAVLNKNSADVKNCILYVGLFPCNECAKVIIQSGIKEVVYLSDKHCLKASTIASKKMFDAVGVKYRQFIPKHSKIVIDFNEINENPMTQLPETPIKDVKCQNQLATEHKEICNNLEKILL, from the exons atggaCAAGGTGTTAAATTCATCAAA aaACTTTGACTCAAAACGGGAAGACTATttagaatgggaagaatattttaTGGCTACTGCTTTCTTGGCAGCCAAGCGAAGCAAAGATCCTTGTTCTCAAGTTGGTGCGTGTATAGTTAACGAAAATAACGTTGTTGTTGGAATAGGTTATAACGGAATGCCCAAGGGATGTCAAGACAATAATTTTCCGTGGGGTAAAATGTCAGACGATCCTTTGCTCAATAAATATATGTATG TGTGTCATGCAGAACTGAACGCTGTACTTAACAAAAACAGTGCAGATGTGAAAAATTGCATCTTATATGTAGGCCTTTTTCCTTGCAATGAATGTGCTAAAGTTATTATACAATCCGGTATAAAAGAAGTTGTTTATTTATCTGATAAACATTGTCTTAAAGCAAGTACAATTGCCTCCAAGAAAATGTTTGATGCTGTAGGTGTCAAATATAG gcaATTTATTCCAAAACACTCCAAAATTGTGATAGATTTCAATGAAATAAATGAGAATCCTATGACGCAACTTCCAGAAACGCCTATAAAAGatgtcaaatgtcaaaatcaactTGCAACGGAACATAAAGAAATATGtaataatttagaaaaaatacTTTTATGA